The Acipenser ruthenus chromosome 45, fAciRut3.2 maternal haplotype, whole genome shotgun sequence sequence TAGACTTTTTACTGCGTTTCTCTTGACCCATACAATAGATAATAGCTGctgttacttctttggtttggtaaattaataggaaggcagtgatgaaaagttacaGTGCCTAAATACTCTTGCtgagtatttgtgtttcatttactgacaatcacgtTTGCGAGCGATTATTGTTTAGTAGGGCGGTTTATATTAAGTATGACGTCACTTATTTATAGCCTACTCGGATAATCTCATGCgtggcagttttcagaacttgagatGTCAGTGTTAATTAGTTagttctaatgaacacagtggctcaccAACAGAGAAACGGTGAATACAAAAACACGCCCTTATCACCTTAAACCGTGTGAACTTggtaatcatggtatagaaaCATGGTTGCGGTTTCAAACCCGTGGCAGTTTATACCGCGGTTTAATGTAAACCCGGTATATTGTGACATCCCTACACAAAGctcattaaaacaacacaaacagcACGTTGTACCTTTCcattttgtacttaaaaaaaaaaaaaaaaaaaaaaaaaaaacaacttccgaACGTCTGACGgcattattttaaattgcattaaatTGATAATTTAACTAGTGAAATCCTACATCTctcctctatttttttttttttttgtcacgctTACTCTGAAAACGTTCATGCTGTGTAGCGGGCGGggaggtttttattatttaaaggaaccaaaggaaaggcaaggaataAGAGTGTAGATTTACATTTTGCCGGTCCTAATAAAAAACGGTCCTATTAATgaataaaaagtctgttttttaagCCTAAAGGTCTATTTCACCCATGCTCTTcttgatttgaaaaataaagagaaaaaagacaGTAAATTAAAACTGTTGATATTAAAGattggtggcattcctgatgctCTTCCAGATAGAGTCCTGCGCGCTTCCAGGTGTGGGTTTTAGGGCTCTCAACAGAATCATTCTACTGATTTCAAAGTTAGGTTAATGacattatatacattattaaaaatgttacaagcaCTAATGGCAGCGTTAATTACAAAGTATTTATCCCCATCATTGATCTTTGTGGTTGTTTGGCTGATGGTATCAAAGCAATTGAAGGAAATGTTTTCTTGAACCTGAAGGTGACTTGGAGAACAGACAGCAatacttcatttcattttctgtttttttaggactgccttatcttggtgaaagccaaggaacaaagatggagtctgtttacattaaacaggaggaggttcAGGAATTGGTACctatctgcattaaacaggagatgcctgaactggaacctgtccacattaaagaagagactgaactggagtctgtccacattaaagaagagactgaactggagcctgtccacattaaaaaagagactgaactggagtctgtccacattaaagaagaagagactgaactggagcctgtccacatgaaagaagaagagactgaactggagcctgtccacattaaagaagaggagactgaactggagcctgtccacattaaagaagagactgaactggagcctgtccacattaaagaagaggagactgaactggagcctgtccacatgaaagaagaagagactgaactggagcctgtctacattaaagaagaagagactgaactggagcctgtccacattaaagaagaggagactgaactggagcctgtccacatgaaagaagaagagactgaactggagcctgtccacattaaagaagaggagtgaactggagcctgtccacattaaagaagaggctgaactggagcctgtccacatgaaagaagagactgaactggagcctgttcacattaaagaagaagagactgaactggagcctgtccacattaaagaagaggagactgaactggagcctgtccacatgaaagaagaagagactgaactggagcctgtccacatgaaagaagaagagactgaactggagcctgtccacatgaaagaagaagagactgaactggagcctgtccacattaaagaagaagagactgaactggagcctgtccacattaaagaagaggagactgaactggagcctgtccacattaaagaagagactgaactggagcctgtccacattaaagtaGAATCTATTTACTTTTTGTTGTTTAAGGATTCAGAAAACATATCCTGGCCAAAGATATCACATCAATGTATtaaatgtggggagagcttcaatcagttaggaaacctaaaaacacaccagcaaattcacactggagagaagccgtatcactgtgttgaatgtggggagagcttcagtcGGTTAGGacaccttaaaacacaccagcgaattcacactggcgagaagctgtatcactgtactgaatgttggaagagcttcagtcagttaggagaCCGAAatagacaccagcgaattcacactggagagaagcagcACCACTGtcctgaatgtggggagagcttcagtcagttaggaaacctaaaagcacaccagcgaattcacactggagagaagccatatcactgtactgactgtgggaagagcttcagtcagttaggaaatcTAAAacgacaccagcgaattcacactggagagaaaccatatcactgtattgaatgtgagaagagcttcagtcagttaggagacctaaaaagacaccagcgaattcacactggaaaGAATACGTATCGGTGATTTGAATGTGTGCTGAATTTCAGGGACAGGACACCTAAAAACTAAGGGTGGGTATTGGGACGAGGGATCTGtattgcaatactgaagacaatattgcGATACATGTTAGAATTAAACGCCAAATTATGTTGATTTTTAGCTACCAAACTAAGtctacatatacagacgtgctcaaatttgttggtacccctccacaaaaaacgaagaatgcacaattttctctgaaataacttgaaactgacaaaagtaattggcatccaccattgtttattccacatttaatagaaatcagactttacttttgattttttattcaacataatattgtgaataataaaacaaatgaaaatggcatggacaaaaatgatgggaccgctaacctaatattttgttgcacaacctttagaagcaatcactgcaatcaaacgttttctgtagctctcagtgagacttcggcacctgttaacaggtagtttggcccactcttcctgagcaaactgctccagctgtctcaggtttgatgggtgccttctccagactgcaagtttcagctctttccatagatgttcgataggattcagatcaggactcgtagaatgccacttcagaatagtccaatgttttgttcttatccattcttgggtgcttttagctgtgtgttttgggtcattatcctgttggaggacccatgacctgcaactgagacagagctttctgacactgggcagtacgttttgctccagaatgcctcgatagtcttgagatttcattgtgccctgcacagattcaaggcaccctgtgccaggcgcagcaaagcagccccaaaacataaccgagcctcctccatgtttcactgtaggtatggtgttcttttctttgaaagcttcattttttcatttttgaacatagagctgatgtgacttgccaaaaagacattctcccagaaggattgtggcttgtcaatatgcattttagcaaattccagtctggcttttttatgtttttctgtcaaaagtggagtcctcctgggtcttcttccatggagcccactttcgctcaaaaagcgacggatggtgcgatcagaaactgacgtaccttcaccttggagttcagcttgtgtctctttggcagttatcctttgttctttttctaccattcgcactatccttctgttaactctggggttgattttcctcttgcggccgtgcccagggaggttggctacagttccatggaccttaaacttcttaatatttgcaactgttgtcacaggaacatcaagccgcttggagatggtcttgtagcctttacctttaccatgcttgtctattattttctttctgatctcctcagacaactctctcctttgctttctctggtccatgttaagtgtggtgcacacaatgataccaaacagcacagtgactacttatctccatttaaataggctgaatgactaattacaagattggaaacatgtgtgatactaattaaagaaactaattagtttgaaatatcactataatccaactatttattatcttttctaagggataccaacaaatgtgtccaggccattttagaatatctttgtagaataagcaataattcatctcttttcacagcttctttgctttattctatgacataccaaaggcatgcaagtatacatgataaaatagcttttaatttcatcacttttcaggaggaatgaagcattatttcaatgaactgtaagggtaccaacaaatttgagcacgtctgtatatatacatacagttctgggaaaaattaagagaccactgcaaaattatcagtttctctggttttactatttatagatatgtgtttgggtaaaatgaacatttttgttttattctataaactcctgacaacatttctcccaaattccaaataaaaatattgtcatttagagcatttatttgcagaaaatgacaactggtcaaaataacaaaaaagatgcagtgttgtcagacctcgaataatgcaaagaaaataagttcatattcatttttaaacaacacaatactaatgtcttaacttaggaagagttcagaaatcaatatttggtggaataaccctgattttcaagcatagctttcatgcgtcttggcatgctgtccaccagtctttcacattgatgttgggtgaatttatgccactcctggcgcaaaaattcaagcagctcggctttgtttgatggtttgtgaccatccatcttcctcttgatcacattccagaggttttcaatggggttcaggtctggagattgggctggccaggtcaaccttgtacttggcttgattcatgccaaagctgcccgattccagcctgtcctgaactggagcctgtccacattaaacaagaagagactgaactggagcctgtccacattaaagaagaagagactgaactggagcctgtccacattaaagaagagactgaactggagcctgtccacatgaaagaagagactgaactggagcctgtccacattaaagaagaagagactgaactggagcctgtccacattaaagaagaagagactgaactggagcctgtccacatgaaagaagaagagactgaactggagcctgtccacatgaaagaagagactgaactgaagcttgtccacattaaagaagagactgaactgcaatCTGTCCACATTGAAGAAGAGTCTGTTGACTTGTTTAAGGATTCAGAAAACATATACCAGCCAAGGATATCACATCAGTATACTGAATGTAGGAAGAGCTTCATTcggttaggaagcctaaaagcaccccagcaaattcacactggagagaagccgtatcactgtgttgaatgtggggagagcttcactcagttaggaagcctaaaaacacaccagcgaattcacactggagagaagccttATCACTGTGCTGAATGTGGGGAGAGTTTTAGTCGGTCAGGAACCCTacaaagacaccagcgaattcacactggagagaagccgtatcactgttctgaatgtggggagagcttcagtcagttaggaagtcTAAAagtacaccagcgaattcacactggagagaagccgaaTCACTGTCATGAATGTATGgagagcttcagtcagttaggaaacctaaaaagacaccaacgaattcacactggagagaaaccgtatcactgttttgaatgtgggaaaagcttcactgacaaaggaacactaaacaaacaccagcgaattcacactggagagaagccgtatcactgtgctGAATGCGGAGAGAGCTTCGGTCGCTTAGGCAGCCTAAAgaaacaccagagaattcacgcCGGAGCCAGCCTccccccctcccagtccctcacctctccaccctgcttgtttgtgtgtgtggagagCTGTCTGATTCCTTGTGTCTCTCTCACCCTACAGTAAATGAAGGGAGTCCCCAGGAGTGAGAGCCagcctgaatccagagacactgagaaggggAGCATGTCAAGctgaaggagacagacccattctttcagaatgaactggagagccctgggattcagctccactcctgcccctgaattggaaatgaaactcactcatcatgctgtgaggatttagGACAGAGTTACAATTATttgtttcagggatggaaataagacttcaattgcatagcagtttgatcagtttgttacctgtacactgtggctaatcaagctggcagtgaaacctggaatgggcaaaactgctatgcaataggagtcctatttccatccctgctttgttttatttcaagtggtgcaaactttacACTGGAACAaaagctgttttggttttgaatggatttgaatgaatgaattaatctgctctgcttagtgtttaaatactgagaaactccaagcttgttgtatactggagtcctgtttcagtgcaatgggattgaaatacaattcctatcgttttaatgggtagattgctgtgtgtgcaattattatgacagacCCACAATATTAGAactgtataaatatactgtaaaacatgaaaggtTTGCAAACAAATTTTGCATGCATTACTAATCTGCAAAAACATACATGCTGCAACATTACCATTATTACTACATTCATAGTTTGTAAAGTTTGTGaataattgatctaaacaatctgcagaatgaagttgcctcagactggttgacagtaacagagctggtgcttttgtggaatcaccattagctgtttattccttttgggcaaaatatggcttgtttgcttgtattttgtatcagTATTATATCATTAGAGTGACAATGCAGTACATCCTAAGGCAGGCTTAGTTATTTAGAAAGGATTTCATTGACATTGAGTTTGAGTTCCTGTATGTTttccagtatctgtgtgtataaaGGGCACATTATTATGTTTCCATTACCTCTGTATGTAAAAGGTTTGCAATTGTTTAAACTGTCAGTGATTCCTGAgatacagatctgcagtggaaatgagaaatggaattccctcTGTGtcctggaattcctttgctagtgtctcatgatgtaagccctggagtgtgggctcagtcttcatgaaatgagaaatggaattcctttgctagtgtatcatgatgtaagccctggagtgtgggctcagtcttcatgaaatgagaaatggaattcctttgctagtgtatcatgatgtaagccctggagtgtgggctcagtcttcatgaaatgagaaatggaattcctttgctagtgtatcatgatgtaagccctggagtgtgggctcagtcttcatgaaatgagaaatggaattcctttgctagtgtctcatgatgtaagccctggagtgtgggctcagtcttcatgaaatgagaaatggaattcctttgctagtgtatcatgatgtaagctctggagtgtgggctcagtcttcatgaaatgagaaatggaattcctttgctagtgtatcatgatgtaagctctggagtgtgggctcagtcttcatgaaatgagaaatggaattcctttgctagtgtatcatgatgtaagccctggagtgtgggctcagtcttcatgaaatgagaaatggaattcctttgctagtgtctcatgatgtaagccctggagtgtgggctcagtcttcatgaaatgagaaatggaattcctttgctagtgtatcatgatgtaagctctggagtgtgggctcagtcttcatgaaatgagaaatggaattcctttgctagtgtatcatgatgtaagctctggagtgtgggctcagtcttcatgaaatgagaaatggaattcctttgctagtgtatcatgatgtaagccctggagtgtgggctcagtcttcatgaaatgagaaatggaattcctttgctagtgtctcatgatgtaagcgctggagtgtgggctcagtcttcatgaaatgagaaatggaattcctttgctagtgtctcatgatgtaagccctggagtgtgggctcagtcttctctgttgcctgcttgttctcagtgtgtgagttcagCTGCATTTCCAGTGTCCTGAGCTGGGCTTTGAACCCACTGGAGATGCAGCTGAGAACAAACCAGACCCACGACTCAGGGATTTTGTTTTAGGTCAAATAACAAGATAAGAAACCTTATACGCAGAACTctgttttattgatgtttttttctATGAATGTATTACTTCGAATCTCTTTGCATTGTGTTGCAATTTTGACACTGTCACATTTCATATTAAAAATCACAGCTAAGTCTGTTAGAAATAGACTACAGATGTGACCAGAGGTTTTGCctcactctatagaatgaactaattttgcttcataaagtcgaatgaaacctgctgaataaagttacgttaacatattgaatcacacactgctttgtagttatccatatacttaatgaaaaactgacaaatgaaaaacgtgacattttggaatctaacatgaaatgcagtGCTAGTATTTTGGCTTCTACTAGAGTTTTGTTATatagttttgtagtttctttgattacatgatgttaaataaaatatctaaactatggccatatgttttgttttaatgcatttggGTGTGAGTTGAGAATCCTAAACTTTTACGTTTCAACTACGGCTAtgaacaaaagttttgcatcacccgataagatgaaataattttgcttcatagttgaatgaaagctgctgaataatgttacattaacatattaaatgacACACTGCTTTGTGTCTGTATGCTTAAAAAAGCTGAGAAATTGAAATCTAACTTGGAATACTGTACAATGATGGCTTCCAGGAGACTTGCGATCTCATTGTGTAGTTTAATTGATACTTCATGATAAATAaagtatctaaattatgttttcttttaattgtctcaatcctaaaattctaggtgatgctaaacctttgtCCGAGCTGTACATATAAATCAGCACTGCCATTAAAGTAGAATGTTTAAATCTTTATATATTGTGTGTCGATTGCATCCTGTAAGACAGTGTGAAGTGTAGATGATGCTATTAAAAGAGAACACCTTTACACATTTCACTATTCAGAAGCCACTAATAAACTTTGCATTGATTTCACACTGAACTGTTGTGAAGTGCTTTTTCTTTACTGCTTTACTGCTGGGCTCCACTATTTGTGCTGCCTGTCTAGGAGAAGAGAAGTCTATTAATCCAAACAGCATGCAGATTTATTTAGATTGGATCAGGAgcaacgggcagcagtgtggagtagtggttagggctctggactcttgaccggagggtcatgggttcaaatcccggtggggacactgctgctgtacccttgagcaaggtactttacctacattgctccagtaaaaacccaactgtataaatgggtaattgtatgtaaaaataatgtgatatcttgtaacaattgtaagtcgccctggataagggcgtctgctaagaaataaataataataataataataatggatccTCAAACAGGTTTGGACTGTACAGGTATGGCATTCATGCAGAAATggcaaaaatgaacaaacaaaatgcagtattattttaaaacattaaggtcACAGAAATAACACTACAGGGTGCTTCATGTGGACAGCCtttggaaacacatttagaaGCACTGCTGCAGTTTGATTACTAGAACATGTAATTTTAATGGAATGAGGGTGAAATGAtgcaaacagtaacatgtaacaataataatcctGGTTTGTTAACTTTAGATTTTAGTTGTATTGGAACCCAAGGGCTGAAGCTGAAATGTATAGAAGAGGTTCAGACTGATACAACTGAACAAGGAAATGTCACTTACACTAACAAGGACCatattggaaatggaaacaataattacacacagaaaGCTACTAGCGGTGTTATTAATGTGCAAGAATAAACTGGATTGCTGGACTGCATTGGGTTAAAAAATAATAGGATCATTTCTAACATTTACACTTTTAACTGTTCCAAATATAAAATCCATCAAAGACTAGTAACTCTGCAcacacttcctgtgctgtaaacctggacttcatggagacgggcagaacggagctctcgctattccttatacaatgctgccatcgtgtggccatttactagaactgttggTTTCATTCTCTCTCACCCACTCTCTATCTGAACGCAGTTCAGTTGTCCTTTGAAATTACTCTGATTAACCTTAACCCCTGTACataaaatagacatttcagatacattcttaaaatacagcaaaaacaatatttacaggataaccaggagagtactgtgtataaataataacgttttctgtaattgctcttatttgaaatcattctcatgtatttatcatgcttactgcctgttcttactggactcatatcagcaaatagttactatcaggtttagctgctcttagtcgaattcactctataatttactgtgtgctttattattttgctcttacttgaattgatcttattgtactttcataactgctcttatctgtattataatattctgtaatgtgatgttttataatgtgatactttgtactgtgatcatttgtaacagttgtaagcagccctggatgtctgctaagaaataaatactaataacagTAGTAATGTCATTGTGAATTTCACTACCTGTAGTACctcttgtaaacagcagagggcagcagcgACCGCTTGTCACGGAGCTGTGTTCAGATCAAATAACATGTTAGTTTAATGCAGTGGTGGCCGGTACGTGGATCGCAGAGATTTTCGGTGGATGTCGGGTCGAATCACAGCATATACTCACACAACAGTGTTTGCTTCGGATGATGGGCAGAgtcttctgtgtcgtccagtagcacagatgaaatcTCAACAGTTTCTGCGTATGAGACGAACAAAATGCTtgtgtgaaaatacattttaatttaggcacaCGTAggcgactagaaattcctaaaggtagactataaaaaataaacgttatttattttttcagctggaaagtaaaacaaacaaaaaaaactcattCGGATCTAAACTCAAAGCTCAATCGTAATGCaccctgggaatgtagtttattggtgtcccctgcccactgttaatcgcgcattaaaaactacaaatcccatacccgccagtttcactgatttatcagtgcgatggctactcgtttccagacagtttgtcaaaccaagatgaggaaaataacaaattcagagatgtcggcgtctttacaggACATGAGCAATGCGGgtgtgtcagaagatgaaagTGAACAGGGAGCTTCGAGTTAGTTGCAGCGTGTTCACAGTCgagtaaaatacaagttcaaccaacaggggATAAAAGATTAACCCTGGCTtcagtttgacaatgttaaaaaccTCCATGTTGTTcccgttttatcaggatgcaggggaactgatggcaggacagactgcattttaacagAGAGCCAGGagatcaaacatgaaaatatcttaaacacagcgcttcaaaacgacacgcagtgtgcggagaggcagctcagcgcCTTCTGAGGAGCATGCGAGCAGacagctaaaataaatacatacataaataaatacataaataaatgaaacgtgatccattttaattgtgttgatgcaaaagaattaaactgcacacgtgttatgtaagaaaaaaggaacaaaaagatctgtagacattcaacaacacatttaagcaaaacattattattattattattattattattattattattatttgtgtgtgtgtgtccctaaaTGTCAGTGCGCGTCAAGCATTTATATTAAATCTCGCTTATAATTGCTGGTCATAGCTTTTAGTTGGTCAAAgcaagtattttttaatacagagctatttgagtatttaaaatatggttttcttcaaaattaaaatatcagcaacggtgtgttaattaaacgaagcgcctgacgccgctcggaactttggcatttttaaatcctaacggtctctgctcagcggagtggaatgttcaggagccggttgcctagcagcgtctccgcctccttctctgccccgccccctctctccctctctcgttgctccagctaggagttcacattcagcttccttagattatatagcgccattctttactaacttttacaaatgagcttattggaggcttcgtgtttttaagatggttcaggtgcagtccgggcagactgactggagcatcattacagtataccgcactgcgctcggctttgtgtggaggctgatacacaaaataatgaacgactggtaaagaaatcacatggattgctttttttaaaaaaaatttagtcgt is a genomic window containing:
- the LOC131720939 gene encoding zinc finger protein 239-like; protein product: MKEETELEPVHIKEEETELEPVHIKEEETELEPVHMKEEETELEPVHMKEETELKLVHIKEETELQSVHIEEESVDLFKDSENIYQPRISHQYTECRKSFIRLGSLKAPQQIHTGEKPYHCVECGESFTQLGSLKTHQRIHTGEKPYHCAECGESFSRSGTLQRHQRIHTGEKPYHCSECGESFSQLGSLKVHQRIHTGEKPNHCHECMESFSQLGNLKRHQRIHTGEKPYHCFECGKSFTDKGTLNKHQRIHTGEKPYHCAECGESFGRLGSLKKHQRIHAGASLPPSQSLTSPPCLFVCVESCLIPCVSLTLQ